Proteins encoded together in one Lathyrus oleraceus cultivar Zhongwan6 chromosome 5, CAAS_Psat_ZW6_1.0, whole genome shotgun sequence window:
- the LOC127086585 gene encoding protein TIC 100: MFIIRRFQKPPPPTAEDPTANSDSDSSSSPDSDPLDEAEIEAYLNAYRIQKTEESAADSDSDSAANYKDTMEALQSAPAKKILERNARLAADNFNPFDFPPDNEDWREEDLRELWDSGNNAITGTGWDLNLTPPDDWTHVLTQLDDGKDLPIAPFYLPYRKPIPPIPNNNNISIKGPEGVIEEFDRIEEFLKWVSYVFEDGTTYEGTVWDDVAQGKGVYSTQDGFVRYEGEWVRNDPEGHGVVEVEIPAIEPVPGSGLEEDMRDEGKIIKRDFMSPQEREWLRKDIEDSYRLANGRHDTPYHERDAWVKEFGEKPEKGRYRYAGQWKHGKMHGCGVYEFNERIIYGRFYFGEILDDDEGCDDETSALHAGIAEVAAAKARMFVNKPDGMVREKRGPHNDPQHAYLYEGEDAWMAPGFINQFYEVPDDWKTYAHEVDQEREGWLNSFYKSPLRIPMPAELEYWWSKEENHELPEFILINNEPEPDPEDPSNQIYTEDPLILHTPTGNIINYVEDEKHGIRMFWQPPLKRDEKVDPEKAAFLPLGYVEFFGIDKEEKNIEKVSKPWYVKAREWAEAKKKTREMKKEAIEKQLELIEAEICMEEAIEDMEELLRRREKEEKMKSELGLSDEDDAVSVAKQDGKARVDVEEEDEEEDEDDIAPSSFGSIEPEQKTDQQKEKPGKPPFSSSSLAFASSSLISAVPSKLQQSFTFWNKVGPKPALVPLQRIDRTSEVASVSFPLVTGQKGRLNATGKTKEKVEARSYLGGKFLEVSSMSKTRSCYMASASSKSNSKEQRRSGNAWLHSAPERDLDSILSLNSISSVNNFYPDTQT, encoded by the exons ATGTTCATCATCCGCCGTTTCCAGAAACCTCCTCCCCCCACCGCCGAAGACCCAACAGCCAATTCCGATTCCGACTCATCCTCCTCCCCCGACTCAGACCCTCTGGATGAAGCCGAAATCGAAGCCTACCTCAACGCCTACCGCATCCAAAAAACCGAGGAGTCAGCTGCCGACTCCGATTCCGACTCAGCCGCAAACTACAAAGACACAATGGAAGCTTTACAATCCGCTCCGGCGAAGAAAATATTAGAAAGAAACGCCCGTTTGGCTGCTGACAATTTCAATCCATTTGATTTCCCTCCGGATAACGAGGATTGGAGAGAGGAAGATTTGAGAGAGCTTTGGGATAGTGGGAATAATGCCATTACTGGTACTGGTTGGGACCTTAATTTGACTCCTCCAGATGATTGGACTCATGTCCTGACACAGCTTGACGACGGGAAAGATCTTCCTATTGCTCCTTTTTATCTTCCTTATAGGAAACCTATTCCACCAATtcctaataataataatatttcTATTAAAGGTCCTGAGGGTGTTATTGAAGAATTTGATAGGATTGAAGAGTTTCTCAAATGGGTTAGCTATGTTTTTGAAGATGGTACCAC ATATGAAGGGACTGTTTGGGATGATGTTGCTCAAGGAAAAGGTGTTTATTCAACTCAAGATGGATTTGTCAG GTATGAAGGTGAATGGGTTCGAAACGACCCAGAGGGTCATGGTGTTGTTGAAGTTGAAATACCTGCAATAGAACCTGTTCCTGGATCCGG GCTTGAAGAAGATATGCGAGATGAGGGGAAGATTATAAAAAGGGATTTTATGTCCCCACAAGAGAGAGAATGGCTTCGTAAGGATATTGAAGATAGTTATCGTCTTGCAAATGGACGACACGACACCCCCTATCATGAGAGGGATGCATGGGTTAAGGAATTTGGAGAAAAGCC GGAAAAAGGTCGCTATCGTTATGCTGGTCAGTGGAAGCATGGGAAGATGCATGGATGTGGTGTATATGAATTTAACGAGCGCATCATATAT GGTAGATTTTATTTTGGAGAAATATTGGATGATGATGAGGGGTGTGATGACGAAACTTCAGCG CTGCATGCTGGTATAGCCGAAGTTGCTGCTGCAAAGGCTCGCATGTTTGTGAACAAGCCTGATGGAA TGGTAAGAGAAAAGAGAGGTCCACATAATGATCCACAGCATGCTTACTTGTACGAAGGAGAGGATGCATGGATGGCGCCTGGTTTCATTAACCAATTTTATGAA GTCCCTGATGACTGGAAAACATATGCACATGAAGTCGATCAGGAAAGAGAAGGGTGGTTGAACTCTTTCTATAAATCTCCTCTAAGGATACCTATGCCAGCTGAGTTGGAATACTGGTGGTCCAAAG AGGAGAATCACGAGCTTCCTGAATTTATCCTCATTAACAATGAACCCGAGCCTGATCCCGAAGACCCATCAAACCAAATATACACTGAGGATCCTCTCATCCTTCACACTCCAACCGGAAATATTATCAATTATGTCGAGGATGAGAAACATGGAATACGGATGTTCTGGCAACCCCCTTTGAAAAGAGACGAGAAGGTAGACCCGGAAAAGGCTGCGTTCCTTCCCCTTGGTTATGTTGAATTTTTCGGGATAGATAAGGAGGAAAAGAACATTGAAAAAGTATCCAAGCCGTGGTATGTAAAAGCGAGAGAATGGGCTGAAGCAAAGAAGAAAACTAGGGAAATGAAAAAGGAGGCAATTGAGAAACAACTTGAACTTATAGAAGCTGAAATATGTATGGAAGAAGCTATTGAGGATATGGAAGAGTTATTGCGCAGAAGAGAGAAAGAAGAGAAAATGAAGTCTGAATTGGGTTTGTCAGATGAAGATGATGCAGTATCTGTAGCCAAACAAGATGGAAAAGCTCGAGTAGATGTggaagaggaagatgaggaagaaGACGAGGATGATATTGCACCATCGAGTTTTGGGTCAATTGAGCCGGAACAAAAGACAGATCAGCAGAAGGAAAAACCTGGCAAACCACCCTTTTCTTCATCTTCGTTAGCATTTGCTTCTAGCAGCCTTATCTCTGCG GTTCCATCCAAGCTGCAACAATCATTTACCTTCTGGAACAAGGTTGGACCAAAACCAGCTTTGGTTCCTCTGCAGCGCATTGATCGCACCAGCGAAGTTGCTTCAGTCAGTTTTCCTCTGGTGACAGGCCAAAAGGGTAGGTTGAATGCCACGGGTAAAACAAAGGAAAAAGTCGAGGCAAGAAGTTATTTAGGTGGGAAATTTCTTGAGGTATCCTCTATGTCTAAGACTCGATCATGTTATATGGCTTCTGCAAGTTCAAAGAGCAACTCAAAGGAGCAGAGAAGGAGTGGTAATGCGTGGTTGCATTCGGCACCAGAGAGGGATTTAGACAGCATACTATCTTTGAATTCAATTTCTTCAGTGAACAATTTTTATCCAGATACCCAAACTTGA